In Rutidosis leptorrhynchoides isolate AG116_Rl617_1_P2 chromosome 2, CSIRO_AGI_Rlap_v1, whole genome shotgun sequence, one genomic interval encodes:
- the LOC139889431 gene encoding uncharacterized protein — MQSDDFSEMPIVVSCKIAETGISIMKVHIDYGSSVDIVYEQCFIQLSESIRATLQPTAASLTDFAGESSLPMGILPLDVELVDENDDGLVHRALLDFYVIRTSSRYDMLLGRTALGKFGIVPSTIHGMIKFATHKGVATISSMSILPICVAVNVKSVGQETVDAADNMVMINPAYPEQKIKVGCNVSVDTRMQIVQLLVQYMDVFAWCENDITGIPRHITEHRLNVNPALKPVVQKRRGMAPDSVKCLCEEDLNKACPKDNYPLPEIDLKVESLHVFLYKCFLDVARGYHQIPMAKEDADKTAFHTGKGIQANPKKIAAIENMTAPKTVKEVQSLTGKLRRYFQGNPVHVLTNMPVKQVLTKPEISGRLALWAVELGAYQISYLPCSAVKGQVLADYLAEMTGELEVINERTSFKPVVGETWYLFTDGASCAEGAGAGLVLASPGGEEHTYVLRFNFDVTNNEAEYEALLAGLNIVRKMNITKLRAFIDSQLVANQFNGSFEAHDSSMQKYFQLLKELAERFEHFELAQVPRSQNKKADALSKLAALTFSHFQKQVWVEELPSKSIDNDLIVASVEEEQPNWMELILQYIRSDILLSDKREARLVRERAPMYIIQNDILYRKSYCDPMMRCVGPIEAEMIVDEVHNGSCALHSGYKTIAAKIMRMGYFWPSLYRDVAKIVKRCKSCQRHAPQNRMPRFGIPRELANGLCEATNRDIVSGIKKRLCKKRTSWAVIPAEILVPTHRVANFEKEANDNALGENLNFIKERRLIAAVREANNKQQIAKYYNKRVRALSFDIGEWVLQNNDASRAEKLGKLGPNWEGPYQVVAINAAGSYKLADVEGRTLPNAWHAALLKRYYA; from the exons ATGCAAAGTGatgatttctctgaaatgccgatagtagTATCGTGCAAAATCGCAGAAACTGGAATCTCAATCATGAAAGTTCATATTGATTATGGCAGTAGCGTTGATATTGTTTATGAACAATGTTTTATTCAACTGTCGGAGAGTATTAGAGCAACTTTACAACCAACCGCAGCTTCGCTAACCGATTTTGCGGGAGAATCCTCATTGCCTATGGGCATTTTGCCCTTAGATGTTGAGcttgttgatgaaaatgatgatggttTAGTGCACCGAGCGTTGCTAGATTTCTATGTTATACGAACCTCATCTCGCTATGACATGTTGTTAGGCAGAACTGCCTTAGGTAAATTTGGAATTGTCCCatctacaattcatggcatgattaaattcGCAACACATAAAGGTGTCGCGACAATAAGTTCAATGAGCATCTTGCCCATCTGTGTGGCTGTTAATGTAAAAAGTGTAGGGCAAGAAACCGTTGATGCCGCGGACAACATGGTAATGATTAATCCTGCATATCCCGAGCAAAAAATTAAAGTGGGATGCAATGTTAGTGTGGATACTAGGATGCAAATTGTGCAGTTACTTGTGCAGtatatggatgtttttgcttggtgtgaAAATGATATAACTGGTATTCCGCGTCATATTACGGAACACAGACTTAATGTAAATCCAGCTTTAAAACCTGTAGTGCAGAAGCGTAGAGGCATGGCCCCAGATAGCGTGAAGTGCCTATGCGAAGAG GATTTAAATAAAGCGTGCCCTAAGGATAACTATCCACTTCCAGAAATTGATTTGAAAGTAGAATCTTTGCATGTTTTTCTatataaatgttttttggatgTGGCAAGGGGTTATCATCAGATCCCAATGGCTAAAGAAGATGCAGATAAAACCGCTtttcatacgggcaaag gtattcaagctaatccaaagaaAATTGCGGCTATTGAAAATATGACAGCACCAAAAACGGTTAAGGAAGTGCAAAGTCTAACGGGAAA GCtaagaagatattttcaagggaATCCAGTGCACGTGTTAACTAATATGCCGGTCaagcaagtcttaacaaaaccagagatatctggtagactcgcgTTATGGGCAGTAGAGTTAGGTGCTTATCAAATTTCTTACCTTCCGTGCAGCGCTGTAAAGGGTCAGGTTTtggcggattatctcgctgaaATGACTGGGGAGTTggaggtgattaatgagcgaacATCGTTTAAACCGGTAGTCGGCGAAACTTGGTATTTGTTTACTGATGGAGCTTCATGTGCAGAGGGCGCAGGTGCGGGTTTGGTTTTGGCAAGCCCAGGtggtgaagagcatacatacgtattgcgttttaattttgatgtgacaaataATGAAGCAGAATATGAAGCGTTACTTGCTGGTTTAAATATTGTGCGAAAAATGAATATCACTAAGTTGCGGGCATTTATAGATTCACAATTAGTAGCAAATCAGTTTAATGGCTCTTTCGAAGCACATGATTCTTCAATGCAGAAATATTTTCAGTTATTGAAAGAATTGGCAGAGCGGTTTGAGCATtttgaactcgcgcaagtgccgagaagtcaaaataagaaggcggatgctttGAGTAAGTTGGCCGCTCTAACGTTttcgcactttcaaaaacaagttTGGGTTGAGGAGTTGCCAAGCAAGTCAATAGATAACGACTTAATAGTTGCGTCTGTTGAAGAAGAacagccaaattggatggaacTAATCCTGCAATACATTCGTAGTGATATTTTGCTAAGTGATAAACGCGAAGCTCGCTTAGTAAGAGAGCGAGCACCAAtgtatatcattcaaaatgatattTTGTATCGCAAATCATACTGCGATCCAATGATGCGATGTGTGGGCCCAATTGAAGCTGAAATGATAGTTGATGAAGTGCATAACGGTTCTTGTGCACTACATTCAGGTTATAAAACTATTGCGGCaaaaattatgcggatgggttacttttggccatccctatatcGCGATGTTGCAAAGATTGTTAAGCGTTGTAAAAGCTGTCAAAGACATGCTCCGCAGAATCGGATGCCaag ATTTGGTATTCCGCGTGAGTTG GCTAATGGCTTATGCGAAGCAACTAACCGCGATATTgtaagcggtattaaaaagaggttatgcAAAAAGCGAACTAGTTGG gcagtaatACCCGCAGAAATTCTTGTGCCAACGCATAGAGTTGCTAACTTCGAGAAAGAAGCAAACGATAATGCATTGGGCGAAAATTTGAATTTCATCAAAGAGCGAAGGTTAATAGCTGCTGTCAGAGAAGCAAATAATAAACAACAAATCGCCAAATATTATAATAAAAGGGTGCGTGCTTTATCTTTCGATATAGGCGAGTGGGTACTGCAAAATAACGATGCAAGTAGAGCAGAAAAGCTTGGAAAATTAGGACCTAATTGGGAGGGTCCTTATCAAGTTGTGGCAATTAATGCAgcaggttcatataagctcgcAGATGTAGAAGGGCGAACTTTACCTAATGCATGGCATGCCGCTTTATTAAAGCGATACTATGCTTAA